A single region of the Epinephelus moara isolate mb chromosome 14, YSFRI_EMoa_1.0, whole genome shotgun sequence genome encodes:
- the nkx2.1 gene encoding homeobox protein Nkx-2.1, with protein MSMSPKHTTPFSVSDILSPLEESYKKVSMENNNLGAPLTSYRQPQVSQAAMQQHHMGHNGTVSAAYHMTAAGVSQLSHTAMGGYCNGNLGNMGDLPSYQDGMRGSTTATGWYGANPDPRFSTISRFMGSSSGMNMGSMGSLSSLADVGKGMGSLSSTPRRKRRVLFSQAQVYELERRFKQQKYLSAPEREHLASMIHLTPTQVKIWFQNHRYKMKRQAKDKVSQQQMQQDSGSCQQQQQQQSPRRVAVPVLVKDGKPCQGSGHTPTSSAQTLHQQGGNVMIMSNNTSGLGQHQSQQVGSTGHSPDLAPHSSSPPSLQSQVAGLSHLNSPGAEYGSALQCSALLYGRTW; from the exons ATGTCGATGAGCCCTAAGCATACGACTCCTTTTTCTGTTTCCGATATCTTGAGTCCTCTTGAGGAGAGCTATAAGAAAGTAAGTATGGAGAATAACAACTTGGGGGCACCTCTCACTTCTTACCGGCAGCCGCAGGTCTCTCAGGCGGCGATGCAGCAGCACCACATGGGCCATAATGGGACTGTCTCTGCGGCTTACCACATGACTGCGGCAGGTGTTTCTCAGCTGTCACACACGGCCATGGGGGGCTACTGTAACGGCAACCTGGGCAACATGGGCGACCTGCCGTCGTACCAGGACGGCATGAGGGGCAGCACCACAGCCACCGGCTGGTACGGAGCCAACCCGGACCCGCGCTTCTCCACCA TTTCTCGCTTCATGGGCTCGTCGTCGGGCATGAACATGGGCAGCATGGGCAGCCTCAGCTCCCTGGCAGACGTCGGTAAAGGCATGGGCTCTCTGTCCAGCACCCCGAGGAGAAAGAGACGAGTGCTGTTCTCCCAGGCTCAGGTCTACGAGCTGGAGCGACGCTTCAAGCAGCAGAAATACCTGTCGGCGCCGGAGAGGGAACACCTGGCAAGTATGATCCACCTCACCCCGACCCAGGTGAAAATCTGGTTTCAGAACCACCGGTACAAGATGAAGAGGCAGGCCAAAGACAAAGTGTCCCAGCAGCAGATGCAGCAGGACAGCGGCTcgtgccagcagcagcagcagcagcagtccccGCGGAGGGTGGCCGTGCCGGTGCTGGTGAAGGACGGCAAGCCGTGCCAAGGCAGCGGCCACACGCCCACATCCTCCGCGCAGACCCTCCACCAGCAAGGGGGCAACGTCATGATCATGTCCAACAACACGTCCGGCCTCGGGCAGCACCAGAGCCAGCAGGTGGGGAGCACAGGTCACTCTCCAGATTTGGCGCCGCACTCCTCCAGTCCGCCGTCCCTGCAGAGCCAAGTGGCCGGCCTGTCTCACCTCAACTCCCCCGGCGCAGAGTACGGCTCGGCCCTGCAGTGTTCGGCTCTGTTATACGGCAGGACATGGTGA
- the mbip gene encoding MAP3K12-binding inhibitory protein 1 isoform X2, which translates to MAETMKLSGNHAPPNEASKMSSYRDCVCALLKLLADFGAELKLSDAALRIEVNIDAVDLPSSPDAHVLSCLQEHITKLQAVSESLKMLVDAHANTSSTKAITSDDAVTSSSLQEQTIALSEHHPPSPEAAESKTAADDVMVQIRARKSEIERRISAFMERKQMEINENNVREFCNVIDCNQENSCARTDAVFTPYPGFKSHVKVTRVVNTYGPQTRGGGGQGEAGDQQRGQMGRDCGNTAIEERLHNIETHLKLPTAGPVPLSVYQRLKRLEDRILELEGLSPEYFQSASHLHKRPKTSPAQACSLTELDEKISAVKAALLKKTFP; encoded by the exons ATGGCGGAGACAATGAAGCTCAGTGGAAATCACGCTCCTCCTAATGAAGCCAGCAAAATGTCCAGCTACAGGGACTGTGTATGTGCGCTCCTGAAGCTGTTAGCAGACTTCGGGGCAGAG ctCAAATTAAGTGATGCTGCTCTGAGAATAGAAGTCAACATCGATGCTGTGGATCTGCCATCATCTCCAGATGCTCACGTGCTGAGCTGTTTGCAGGAGCATATCACTAAATTACAG GCTGTTTCAGAAAGCTTAAAGATGCTGGTGGATGCTCACGCTAATACATCATCTACAAAAGCCATCACATCAGACGATGCCGTCACCTCATCGTCACTCCAAGAGCAGACGATTGCACTGTCTGAGCACCATCCTCCCAGCCCTGAGGCGGCAGAGAGCAAGACGGCGGCTGATGACGTCATGGTTCAGATCAGAGCCAGGAAGTCAGAG ATTGAGCGAAGAATATCTGCATTTATGGAACGCAAGCAGATGGAGATCAATGAAAACAATGTACGCGAGTTTTGCAACGTGATCGACTGCAATCAGG AAAACAGTTGTGCCAGAACAGATGCAGTTTTCACTCCTTATCCTGGTTTTAAAAGCCATGTGAAAG TTACACGGGTGGTAAACACTTACGGGCCCCAGACTCGTGGTGGAGGAGGCCAAGGAGAGGCAGGGGATCAGCAGAGGGGGCAGATGGGCAGAGACTGCGGAAATACAGCTATAGAAGAGCGACTTCACAACATCGAGACTCACCTGAAGCTCCCAACAG CGGGTCCAGTTCCACTGAGTGTGTACCAGAGACTGAAGAGGCTGGAGGATCGTATCCTGGAGTTGGAGGGACTCTCACCAGAGTACTTTCAGTCCGCG AGTCACCTGCACAAGCGACCAAAGACATCCCCTGCTCAG GCCTGCAGTCTGACAGAACTGGATGAAAAGATCAGCGCAGTGAAAGCGGCACTACTGAAGAAG ACTTTTCCTTGA
- the mbip gene encoding MAP3K12-binding inhibitory protein 1 isoform X1, with the protein MAETMKLSGNHAPPNEASKMSSYRDCVCALLKLLADFGAELKLSDAALRIEVNIDAVDLPSSPDAHVLSCLQEHITKLQAVSESLKMLVDAHANTSSTKAITSDDAVTSSSLQEQTIALSEHHPPSPEAAESKTAADDVMVQIRARKSEIERRISAFMERKQMEINENNVREFCNVIDCNQENSCARTDAVFTPYPGFKSHVKVTRVVNTYGPQTRGGGGQGEAGDQQRGQMGRDCGNTAIEERLHNIETHLKLPTAGPVPLSVYQRLKRLEDRILELEGLSPEYFQSASHLHKRPKTSPAQACSLTELDEKISAVKAALLKKVNDFGPGYEPECPL; encoded by the exons ATGGCGGAGACAATGAAGCTCAGTGGAAATCACGCTCCTCCTAATGAAGCCAGCAAAATGTCCAGCTACAGGGACTGTGTATGTGCGCTCCTGAAGCTGTTAGCAGACTTCGGGGCAGAG ctCAAATTAAGTGATGCTGCTCTGAGAATAGAAGTCAACATCGATGCTGTGGATCTGCCATCATCTCCAGATGCTCACGTGCTGAGCTGTTTGCAGGAGCATATCACTAAATTACAG GCTGTTTCAGAAAGCTTAAAGATGCTGGTGGATGCTCACGCTAATACATCATCTACAAAAGCCATCACATCAGACGATGCCGTCACCTCATCGTCACTCCAAGAGCAGACGATTGCACTGTCTGAGCACCATCCTCCCAGCCCTGAGGCGGCAGAGAGCAAGACGGCGGCTGATGACGTCATGGTTCAGATCAGAGCCAGGAAGTCAGAG ATTGAGCGAAGAATATCTGCATTTATGGAACGCAAGCAGATGGAGATCAATGAAAACAATGTACGCGAGTTTTGCAACGTGATCGACTGCAATCAGG AAAACAGTTGTGCCAGAACAGATGCAGTTTTCACTCCTTATCCTGGTTTTAAAAGCCATGTGAAAG TTACACGGGTGGTAAACACTTACGGGCCCCAGACTCGTGGTGGAGGAGGCCAAGGAGAGGCAGGGGATCAGCAGAGGGGGCAGATGGGCAGAGACTGCGGAAATACAGCTATAGAAGAGCGACTTCACAACATCGAGACTCACCTGAAGCTCCCAACAG CGGGTCCAGTTCCACTGAGTGTGTACCAGAGACTGAAGAGGCTGGAGGATCGTATCCTGGAGTTGGAGGGACTCTCACCAGAGTACTTTCAGTCCGCG AGTCACCTGCACAAGCGACCAAAGACATCCCCTGCTCAG GCCTGCAGTCTGACAGAACTGGATGAAAAGATCAGCGCAGTGAAAGCGGCACTACTGAAGAAGGTGAATGATTTTGGTCCTGGATATGAACCAGAGTGTCCACtgtaa
- the mbip gene encoding MAP3K12-binding inhibitory protein 1 isoform X3: MAETMKLSGNHAPPNEASKMSSYRDCVCALLKLLADFGAELKLSDAALRIEVNIDAVDLPSSPDAHVLSCLQEHITKLQAVSESLKMLVDAHANTSSTKAITSDDAVTSSSLQEQTIALSEHHPPSPEAAESKTAADDVMVQIRARKSEIERRISAFMERKQMEINENNVREFCNVIDCNQVTRVVNTYGPQTRGGGGQGEAGDQQRGQMGRDCGNTAIEERLHNIETHLKLPTAGPVPLSVYQRLKRLEDRILELEGLSPEYFQSASHLHKRPKTSPAQACSLTELDEKISAVKAALLKKVNDFGPGYEPECPL, translated from the exons ATGGCGGAGACAATGAAGCTCAGTGGAAATCACGCTCCTCCTAATGAAGCCAGCAAAATGTCCAGCTACAGGGACTGTGTATGTGCGCTCCTGAAGCTGTTAGCAGACTTCGGGGCAGAG ctCAAATTAAGTGATGCTGCTCTGAGAATAGAAGTCAACATCGATGCTGTGGATCTGCCATCATCTCCAGATGCTCACGTGCTGAGCTGTTTGCAGGAGCATATCACTAAATTACAG GCTGTTTCAGAAAGCTTAAAGATGCTGGTGGATGCTCACGCTAATACATCATCTACAAAAGCCATCACATCAGACGATGCCGTCACCTCATCGTCACTCCAAGAGCAGACGATTGCACTGTCTGAGCACCATCCTCCCAGCCCTGAGGCGGCAGAGAGCAAGACGGCGGCTGATGACGTCATGGTTCAGATCAGAGCCAGGAAGTCAGAG ATTGAGCGAAGAATATCTGCATTTATGGAACGCAAGCAGATGGAGATCAATGAAAACAATGTACGCGAGTTTTGCAACGTGATCGACTGCAATCAGG TTACACGGGTGGTAAACACTTACGGGCCCCAGACTCGTGGTGGAGGAGGCCAAGGAGAGGCAGGGGATCAGCAGAGGGGGCAGATGGGCAGAGACTGCGGAAATACAGCTATAGAAGAGCGACTTCACAACATCGAGACTCACCTGAAGCTCCCAACAG CGGGTCCAGTTCCACTGAGTGTGTACCAGAGACTGAAGAGGCTGGAGGATCGTATCCTGGAGTTGGAGGGACTCTCACCAGAGTACTTTCAGTCCGCG AGTCACCTGCACAAGCGACCAAAGACATCCCCTGCTCAG GCCTGCAGTCTGACAGAACTGGATGAAAAGATCAGCGCAGTGAAAGCGGCACTACTGAAGAAGGTGAATGATTTTGGTCCTGGATATGAACCAGAGTGTCCACtgtaa